The proteins below come from a single Rickettsia typhi str. Wilmington genomic window:
- the pheT gene encoding phenylalanine--tRNA ligase subunit beta, with translation MKFTLSWLKQFLEISASVTEIAEALTDIGLEVEEVIDKATELQKFEVAYIRNIKPHPSADKLKLCDVETKNGILQIVCGASNVRADIKVVLANIGIEIPKGNFKIKESIIRGEKSYGMLCSEEELLLSSDSNGIIELPEYAVVGDNFTRYYGLDDPIFVINVTPNRGDVLGVYGIARDLSAKGLGTLKKLELPEIKSTFFSKIKLNVHDKAACPLFTFREIRNLKNKPSPSWLQQLLKNVGIKTISSLVDITNYIAYSFGQPIHVYDADRIYGALSVGRDCNCKVISYKNHEIATAVLKSSNDTANFYAINGKEYLLTENDLTIKDESGIQGLAGIICGAKSSCNDSTINVILEAACFNARLVAASGRRLKIDTESRYRNERNIDRNFTEKALDIATNLILSICGNCEVSEVVKVGEQELQKIPLDFSVYFLEKITGIKLSIKEIEVILNKLGFITDVKGDIIKVIAPSWRHDINILEDIAEEIVRIYGYDKIESIKLPELHQDNNNLREYKRISSFKRILASQGYDEVVTNSFMSSEDAKLFAELKEELFLLNPMSIDENYMRPTVLPNLISIVSKNLARAIKDMAFFEVGPSFINLNTELTYLTAIISGSFNNKNPHSLGRSYDIFDIKGALEQVIEYAGLSLDKCIVANETVLPQYYHPTRAINIRLGKNLLGHFGQIHPKILKYYDINQEIFAFELNITNLPLIKAKFGKRNELKVSDFQANFRDYSFIVNQDHRVGEIISYINNFNKNLVKSVMLFDIYSGDKLPEGKKSISIKIELQADDRTLSETDLNAFSQDLVESISQKFQGTLRE, from the coding sequence ATGAAATTTACGTTATCATGGTTAAAACAATTTTTAGAGATTTCAGCTTCAGTGACTGAAATTGCTGAAGCTCTCACAGATATTGGTCTTGAAGTAGAAGAGGTGATAGATAAGGCGACAGAATTACAAAAGTTCGAAGTGGCATATATTAGAAACATTAAGCCTCATCCATCAGCTGATAAATTAAAGCTTTGTGATGTTGAGACTAAAAACGGTATATTACAAATAGTTTGTGGTGCAAGTAATGTAAGAGCAGATATAAAAGTAGTACTTGCAAATATCGGAATAGAAATACCAAAGGGTAATTTTAAGATTAAGGAATCTATTATTAGAGGTGAAAAAAGCTATGGTATGCTTTGCTCTGAAGAGGAATTATTACTATCTTCAGATTCTAATGGTATTATAGAGTTACCTGAATATGCCGTAGTTGGAGATAATTTTACTAGATATTACGGTTTAGATGATCCTATATTTGTTATTAATGTTACGCCTAATCGTGGTGATGTACTTGGAGTTTATGGAATCGCAAGAGATCTCTCAGCAAAAGGACTCGGGACACTTAAAAAACTAGAATTGCCGGAAATAAAGAGTACATTTTTTTCTAAAATAAAGCTGAACGTGCACGATAAAGCAGCTTGTCCTTTGTTTACATTTCGTGAAATAAGAAATTTAAAAAATAAACCAAGCCCTAGTTGGTTGCAGCAATTATTAAAAAATGTTGGTATAAAAACTATTTCCAGTTTAGTGGATATAACAAATTATATTGCCTATAGCTTTGGGCAGCCTATTCATGTTTATGATGCAGATAGGATATATGGTGCGCTTAGCGTAGGTCGTGATTGTAACTGTAAAGTAATCTCTTACAAAAATCATGAGATTGCAACTGCTGTTTTGAAATCTAGTAATGATACAGCCAATTTTTATGCCATAAATGGTAAAGAATATTTACTTACTGAAAATGATTTGACTATAAAAGATGAAAGTGGTATTCAAGGTCTTGCTGGTATTATTTGTGGAGCTAAAAGTAGTTGTAATGACAGTACTATTAATGTCATACTTGAAGCTGCTTGCTTTAATGCAAGACTGGTTGCAGCTAGTGGACGAAGATTAAAAATTGATACGGAGTCTAGGTATCGTAATGAACGTAATATCGATAGAAATTTTACTGAAAAGGCTTTAGATATAGCAACTAATCTTATTTTATCAATATGCGGCAACTGTGAAGTATCAGAAGTAGTAAAAGTTGGCGAACAAGAGCTGCAAAAAATCCCTTTAGATTTTTCAGTATATTTTTTAGAAAAAATTACAGGAATTAAATTAAGTATAAAAGAGATAGAAGTTATATTAAATAAACTTGGATTTATTACAGACGTTAAAGGTGATATTATAAAGGTAATAGCCCCTTCTTGGCGTCATGATATAAATATTTTAGAAGATATAGCTGAAGAAATAGTTCGTATTTACGGTTATGATAAAATAGAAAGTATAAAACTACCTGAACTGCATCAAGATAATAATAATTTAAGAGAATATAAAAGAATATCTAGTTTTAAAAGGATATTAGCAAGCCAAGGTTATGATGAGGTAGTAACTAACTCTTTTATGAGTAGCGAAGATGCCAAATTATTTGCTGAATTAAAAGAGGAGTTATTTTTACTTAATCCTATGAGCATAGATGAAAATTATATGCGTCCTACAGTGTTACCAAATTTGATAAGTATAGTAAGTAAAAATTTAGCACGAGCTATAAAAGATATGGCTTTTTTTGAAGTTGGACCGAGTTTTATAAATTTAAATACAGAATTAACTTATTTGACGGCAATTATAAGTGGTTCATTTAATAATAAAAATCCTCATTCGCTTGGACGAAGCTATGATATTTTTGATATTAAAGGTGCTTTAGAGCAGGTAATTGAGTATGCAGGACTATCTTTAGACAAATGTATAGTTGCAAATGAGACAGTATTGCCACAATATTATCATCCAACTAGAGCAATAAATATAAGACTTGGTAAAAATTTATTAGGTCATTTTGGACAAATACATCCTAAAATTCTGAAATATTATGATATTAATCAAGAAATATTTGCATTCGAGCTAAATATTACTAATCTTCCGTTGATAAAAGCTAAATTTGGGAAAAGAAATGAATTAAAAGTATCAGATTTTCAAGCTAATTTTAGAGATTACTCATTTATTGTTAATCAAGATCATAGAGTCGGTGAAATAATATCATATATAAATAATTTTAATAAAAATCTTGTCAAATCAGTGATGTTATTTGATATTTATAGCGGTGATAAATTACCTGAAGGTAAGAAATCTATATCTATTAAAATAGAACTACAAGCAGATGATCGAACGTTATCGGAAACTGATTTAAATGCATTTAGTCAAGATTTAGTTGAATCCATTTCGCAAAAATTTCAAGGAACATTAAGAGAATAA